Proteins from a genomic interval of Nocardia sp. BMG51109:
- a CDS encoding acyl-CoA dehydrogenase family protein produces the protein MDEDLDALADLARRFFEKECAPNEDRWGRQHHVDRETWNKAGEVGLLCLSIPEEYGGGGGTFAHEAVVAVEQTRAMSPSLGNPVHSTIVAHYLNSYGTEEQKRAWLPKMASGEIVGAIAMTEPGTGSDLQNIRTRAVADGDDYVLNGAKTFISNGLLCDLVIVAAKTSEGGDPKGRGAENVSLIAVETTRDGFRRGRNLEKVGQHGQDTCELFFDDVRVPRSNLLGTAEGQGFVQLMQQLPQERLILAVAAAAAIESTVAMTIDYTKEREAFGKPIFKFQNTQFVLAECDTTKTVAWAFTDDCIAKHLRGELDVATAAKAKWWLTEQQCRVADECLQLFGGYGYMAEYPISRAFTDSRIQKIYGGTNEIMKMIIGRSL, from the coding sequence ATGGACGAGGATCTGGACGCCCTGGCCGACCTGGCACGCCGATTCTTCGAGAAGGAGTGCGCACCCAACGAGGACCGGTGGGGCCGCCAGCACCACGTGGACCGCGAGACCTGGAACAAGGCCGGCGAGGTCGGCCTGCTGTGCCTGAGCATTCCGGAGGAATACGGCGGCGGCGGAGGCACTTTCGCGCACGAGGCGGTGGTCGCCGTCGAGCAGACCCGGGCCATGTCGCCGAGCCTGGGCAACCCGGTGCACTCGACCATCGTCGCGCACTACCTCAATTCCTACGGCACCGAGGAGCAGAAACGGGCCTGGCTGCCGAAGATGGCGAGCGGCGAGATCGTCGGCGCGATCGCGATGACCGAACCCGGCACCGGTTCCGACTTGCAGAACATCCGCACCCGGGCGGTCGCCGACGGCGACGACTACGTCCTCAACGGCGCCAAGACCTTCATCTCCAACGGCCTGCTCTGCGATCTGGTGATCGTCGCCGCCAAGACGTCGGAGGGCGGCGACCCGAAAGGCCGTGGCGCCGAGAACGTGTCGCTCATCGCCGTCGAGACCACCCGCGACGGCTTCCGGCGCGGCCGCAACCTGGAAAAGGTCGGCCAGCACGGGCAGGACACCTGCGAGCTGTTCTTCGACGACGTGCGGGTGCCGCGGTCGAATCTGCTCGGCACCGCCGAGGGCCAGGGTTTCGTCCAGCTCATGCAGCAGCTGCCGCAGGAGCGGCTGATCCTCGCGGTCGCGGCGGCCGCAGCCATCGAATCGACCGTGGCGATGACGATCGACTACACCAAGGAGCGCGAGGCGTTCGGCAAGCCGATCTTCAAGTTCCAGAACACCCAGTTCGTGCTCGCCGAATGCGATACCACCAAGACCGTGGCCTGGGCGTTCACCGACGACTGCATCGCGAAACACCTGCGCGGCGAGCTGGACGTGGCGACCGCCGCCAAGGCGAAGTGGTGGCTGACCGAGCAGCAGTGCCGCGTCGCCGACGAGTGCCTGCAACTGTTCGGCGGCTACGGCTACATGGCCGAATACCCGATCTCCCGCGCCTTCACCGACTCCCGCATCCAGAAGATCTACGGCGGCACCAACGAGATCATGAAAATGATCATCGGCCGCAGCCTGTGA